The genomic segment ATTTTGAGTCAGAATAAAAGCCACATCAGGCATTTTGTCTCCGTTTAAATCTCCCATCGCTTCATTTCCAAAATAGCTGGTGGTTACTTTTGAGGCTGATCCTGGCATAGCTGGCATTTCTGACATGCCTTTCATTAAGGTGACGGAATTATCTTCGATCATGTAGGTAGCATCTTTGTGTGACATCGGCATCATAGAGTCCATGTCGTGCATTCCATCCATATCATGCATATCGCCCATTTCGTTCATTGAACCCATGTGCATCGTAGCTGGAGGATAGTAGTAGTCATACACTAAATGTCCGCCTAAAACTGCTATCGCCGTCACCACCAAAATTAATATTATTTTTTTCATATGGGTATAATTTATCACAAACAACTTGTAGTGTCCTGTGGATTACACTGAGGTGGAAAAGTTTTTAACAGGAGTTACCTGCAACATAGCCTGTAGTCCAACACAGCTGTAAACTGTACCCTCCCGATGGCCGGTCAATATTTAAAACATCACCAATTAAGAAGAGCTTTGGAAAAATTCGTGATTGCATGGTTTTAAAATCAACCTCGTCGAGAATCACACCACCGGAAGAAACCACCGCCTTGTCTTTCCCCAGTAAACCAGAAACGTGAAGCGGGATAGCTTTGAGGATGGCGACCAAAGTTTTTCTCTCCTCAGTTCTGACACTATGACACGGCGTATCTCCGTTAATATTTGAAAGTTCCAGAATCGGATCAACAAGCGCCGGCGTAATCAGGGACGAAAGCACATTTTTAATTTTTTTATTACTTTGCTCAACTAAAATCCCCTGCAATTTTTCTCGCAAAGCGCCACTATCGGTTGTCGGAAATAAATCGAGCATAATCTTAACCTCATTTTTTTCCAAAGATTTCTCAGAAACTTCTTCATACTCCGAACCTTCTTCGTCCAACAACTCTCCAACTTCTCGACTCATGTTAAGAACCGTTGGACCGCTAATGCCGACGTGAGTAAAAAGTAATTTGCCCTTGTGAGCTTTTTGTTTTACACCGTTTTTAAACGTGGTCAATTTAATATCTTTCAAAGATACTCCCGCCAATTTTTTCGGCCAAGAATCTTTAAGCGCAATCGGCACAAGCGCTACATCATTTTCAATAACTTTGTGACCCAACTTTTTCAGCCAGCGAAAACCTTCACCCGTTGAGCCGGTTTCTGGTCTCGAGACACCACCTGTCGCAAGAGTACAGGCGAGGGTAACAACTTCAGACTTATCAGAAAGTTTTATGACAAACTGTTTTTGAACTTCATCAAAAGTAATACTCGAGACTTCTGCCTTGGTGCGAACGGTGACGCCTCCTTTTTTCATGTACGAGACAAGCACGTCCCAAACTGACTGAGCACGATTCGAAACTGGAAACATTCTTCCGTCGGCTTCTTCCTTAGTTTCCATACCGCGATTATTAAAAAATTTTAGAGTTTCTGAAACGCCAAATTGTGTAAAAGCAGAAAAAAGAAACTGTTCGCTTTTTTTATATTTCGCGAGCATTTCGCGAACTTCAATTTTGTTGTTAGTAACATTGCACCTCCCTCCTCCCGTAATTAAAAGTTTTTTACCTAGCGTGGAATTTTTTTCGAGCAGTAACACAGCGCGACCGCGTTCCGCCGCTTTCCCCGCGCACATCATCCCCGCCGGCCCACCGCCAATAACCACGACGTCCCAGATTTTTTGTAATTTTTTTTGCTCCATAAAAAATCAGCATACCGTAGTATGCTGATTGTGTCTAACCTTTATTTGAAATCAGGCTCGAAACTCCAAACTGATGAGTTTCTGGTAGTGCGCACACGAGCCCGAAAGCTTTTCATGTGTGCCGACTCCCACAATCTGTCCGCGCTTCATCACCACTAAGGTGTCTAAGTTGCGAACAGTTGAGAGTCTGTGTGCTATGACAACGCCCATTCTGCCCGCAAGAGCAGTCTGCATCGCGTGTTGGACTAGGGCTTCACTCGCGTTATCGAGATTACTCGTCGCTTCATCGAAAATGAGAAGCGCGGGATCTTTAGCGAGCGCGCGGGCAATGCCGATAAGTTGCGCTTGTCCGCCGGAGAGATGTCTGCCAAGTTCTCCGACTGTACTATCGAATCGTTTTTTTCCGAGTCGGTCGTAGAAACGATCGATCCCCACCATTTTTGCCAACCTCTCGAGCTCGCTATCTGAAAGCTCGCGATCGCACCCGAAACTAATGTTGCGCCGGATGGTGGTGTCCCACAGTCGAACTTGCTGGGGCACGTATCCAATTCTTCTGCGATACCGTAGCAGATCGTACTCGCGTAAATTGATACCGTCCATAAGAATTTCTCCTTCATCCGGATCGAACCAACGCAGAAGCGCTTTGATAAGAGTGCTCTTTCCTCCGCCAGAGCGTCCAACCACTCCGATAGTTTGCCCTGCTTTGATACACAGCGAGATGCCACGGAGCGCTAGTATTTCTCCGCTGCCGTCTGAAGCTGGGTGAGCATAAGAAACATTTTTAAATTCAATGTCTCCTTGAAATCGGACTGACGTGACTCCATGTTTCGGAGGTACGACGTCCGGAGGTTGGTCGAGCATTTCAAAGTATCGAACGACCAACGAATAATTGCGCATACACCTTCTCTGAATTGGCGCCAAACTTCCAACGCTCGTAAAAAGTGCCAACGACCAACTAGAAGTGATGACCAGTTGCCCAACACTATACTGACCAGCTCGGATAAGATAGATAGTCTGAAGAACTATCAGAAAAAATCCAAGCTTCGCGATCGGGTCTCGCAACCATGACACCGATTTGTAGTACGAAAGCCACAGAGCTTCCTCAAGTCTTTGGTAATCACCGTAGCGTTTAAGAAACTCCGCCACCGTGCGCTCTTCTTCAGCCTGCATGATCACAAGATCAAGATTGGCAAGCAATTCCGCGTGCTCCGCATCAACAACCTTGTCGAGCGCGCGACACTTTTTAAGTTTCGGAAGCATGCTCAAATCTAAAACCAAACTCGCTCCCGCGTACACCAAAACAAAACACATGCTAAGCAATCCAACTTGTGGACATACCACGAGAAACGCGATGATCGTGAACACAATCTTCACAACCGATGGTACAAGATCCTTAGTGAAAGTTCCCACCATTTCATGAATCGCACTCTCGCCTTTGCCGATTGTTGTCTGCCGTAAACCTGAATTCTCACTTCCGATCTGCCCGAGCGAAAACCCGAGCATTCGAGTGATTGTGCTGACCGCAAGATGTATTTTGGTTTTAACATCAATATATTTGTTGCGGTTGATCGCCAAAAGAAGTTCGAGCGGCACCTCAAGAGTGTAGACGCCAGCGGCGATGCATGTCAGAAACGCCAAATGATCAATCGACGCGCCTTGATGCAACCCGTCGATAATCATCTTCAGAAGATACGGAACAGTGAGCAACACCCCTTGTACGGCAAGTGAGAGCAAAACCGTAATGACAAACGCAAACATAAACTTCCGATACAGCACGTAAATGCGAGAAGCTGTTTTCTTAAGCGTCGGCCATTCAGCCTTAATTTTATCAAACCCGCCCGTCGTCTGAAATTTTCTCTCCGTCATAAATACCTTTCTTCCCTATTGAGCTGTCAATGAGCTACCGTCTTCCCCCTATATTTATTTTGCAATCCGCCCTCCGGATACAAAACAGCGCCTCTCTGGGTAAGAAGCGCTGGTTCGTGACCATTGTGCCAAGTTGTTTAACGAGAGTGTAAGGAAAAACAGGCACGGACAAGCGCTCCACTTTTTTTATTGGTTGTAGTAAATTCCTTGCGGATTGTGTTCGTGGCTGATTTCATGTTGCTAAAAGGGTAACTTGGATTTACAAAAAAGTCAAGACGGACAATCTGTACGATATATCGTACAGATTTCGATACCTGCCCGACTACATTCAGGCGGGCGTTCGGGCGAGTGTTTCGTATTTCCTATTTCTCTAAATCGAGCACCTCATCAATCCGAATTTTTTCTACAAAATCCGGCACGTGAGAAACTAAAATCATGGCGCCTTCGTATTTATTCAACGCTTCGGCAATAATTGGAATGTGGCGGAAGTTAATATGGTTGGTCGGCTCGTCGAGAATTAAAAGTCCGGGTTTTTGTAAAACAAGTTGGGCAAATGCCACCAAACCTTTTTGCCCCTCGGAAAGACTGCCGATTTTAGTGCGAATCATTTCCGCAGAAATTAAAAATCCTGCGGCCGTAGCGCGCATATTTTCTTCGATGTGTTTGTCCATGACGGAAAGCAAGGCGTCGTAGACTGTGTCCTCAAAATTAAGTGTAGAAAAATCTTGTCGGTAATAACCAATTTTTACTCCGTCAGCAATCGTGACGCCTTTGGGAGAACTCATGGCGATCGATTCGAGTAACGTACTCTTGCCGATGCCGTTTGGCCCCTTGAGAAGCAAGTGCTGATTGCGTCGCAAAGAAATTTCCGCTTTTCGCGAAACAAATTTATGCGTCTTCAAACTCATCGTGGAAAAAGATGAAATGTGAATAATTTCTCCGATCAATTCTGGTTGAGATGGAATAACAAACGACCTGATAGTTTTATCCTCGCGGCGAATATCCACTTTTTCTTCTTCGAGTTCCTCTGCCTTTTCACGCATGCGTTTGGCGACAAGACGCATCTGACCGCCTTTTTGAGCAAAAAAGTTGGCCTTGTCTTTGTTCTCCTGAATTTCTTTAGCGAGCTGGGCGTTTTTTCGATTTTCTTTTTCAACGCGAGCAATAATCTGCGCTGACACATCAAAGTAGTTACCTACGTACTGTTCCACTTTTCTGGTAAAAATATCCAAATACAAAACGCCGGTGGAAAATGCGTTGAGAAATTCGGCATCGTGAGAAATAACGATCACGGTTTTTTTATAATTTTTCAAAAACTCTGTTAAGTGCGCAATACCGGCCTTGTCGAGATTATTCGTCGGCTCATCAAGAAGCAAGAGATCTGGATTTTGAATTAAAGCTGACGCGAGAAGCAGTCGCGCTTGTTGACCTCCGGAAAAAGTTTTAACAATTCTGCTGTGAATTTTTTCGTGTCCTTTTAGGTTTACAACTTCAAGCACATCATCAATCCGCGGATCAATGTCATACATTTTCTTTGAAAAACATTTCTCGAAAAACTCTCGAACGGTGAGGCCAAGCTGATCTCTTGGAATTACCTGTCGCGCCGTGGCAATGCTCACACCTTGTCCAATGATTACCCTTCCCGATTCTGGTTTTAGGTTTCCCATGATCAGCGCAAAAATGGTGCTTTTCCCAGCGCCGTTTTGTCCCATGATGGTGGTTTTTGAACCGCGACGAATTGAACAATCAACCGCATCTAAAATCGGCTTGTTGTGGCCATATTCAAAACTCACCTCTTCAAATCGAAAAATTACTTCATCGTTTGCCATAAACGAGAAGCTTAGCATAAATTTGTCCTTCCTGATATAACAAATTATTTAATAGTACTAAAAAGAAAACACCCCACAGTCGAAGCCGTGGGGTGAATGTGAAAGTTTTGAGCAAGTGCTCGCGTGTACTTCTACCGCATATCAACTGAACCTATTCGGGTCTCTCTCCCATAATAGATTTCAGTTTGTTTAAATTGTATGATGACCGGTCGAGATATTTCTCGATGATAGCCCAAATCACTCGGGCAGGAATTGCCGCCAGAAGTTCCTCCCAAAGACTGCTCATGTACTCCCCGTTTATATCCTCCTCGGCCTCTCGGAAGTGCTGACGGTGCTCGGAGGTAACAGCATCTTTCATTGCCGTAACCGCCGATATCGTCGACAATACCGGAATTGGTATACAAACCGAGTCGGCCACCCATGAATCTTTCTCAACTGCAGTCAGGGTGAGCAAATCATAGTGAGTTTCGAGAACATTACTGCCCTCAAAATCCCGCGTCTCGAGGCTAACTCGGATTTGGGTGACATCGCCTTTTTCGATAAGCGACTGACGCGGACATTTGTCGCGCATCCCAAATGCCTCGTCGAGGAGCACCGCGAACAAGATAATAGATTTTTCTTTGGGTCATCTTGTTGTATCCTAAATATTTAGGACGACTTCAATTCCCTCCTAATCTCATCCATCCGATCTTTATCTCTCTGCTCTCTTGCGTGTATCAACTCTAGCCTCTCTCGATTCTTAAGAATATCATCTCTATCAAAACTAGATGCTCTGTTACCATACTTGTCTGGTGCTTCCAGAACATCAATCTCCTTTTCCAGCGACTCTTTTGCACCCCACGTGAGACTAGGTTTTGTAAAATGTAAAGGTTGTATGCTCGAAAGATTTCCCGCCTCATTCTTTATAAAAACACTGGCATAACCAACCCATTCATGGCCAGTCTCGGCTGCAACGTTAGCGTGAGCATTCTCATGAGCAAGCAAATCAGTTATCCACTCTTGAGGCTTCCCGTAGGTAGTGGCGATCTGCGTTAACATCTCTCTAAATTCAATTATGTTATCCGCTAATGCGCTGGATTTCAGAATCTCGCCTAAAATCAAATCCTCTTGAGCAATTTGCTCTATGCTTCTACGATCAGTCCTCACAAATTCATCTTTGAATTTGCCGAGCTGATCTTCCAATATAGCCAACCTCGACTCAAAAATCGGATTTTTCTTGGCGGCTTCGATTCTTTCAGCCATGATACTTTTTATTCCTTCCGTTCCAGAGCCTATGTTGGTTTCTAATTTTGAGCCACCTTCCATGCCATAATACTATCACAATTATATTTCTGAACTTTTGTGCAACTGCTCTCTTATGGCTTGTTGACAAAGACTCAAACTCTGTTAAAGTTTCCTTATGAGTATTTTAGTTACAGTTTCAAACAACTATTACAACCGCCACGCGGGGCGGCTTTCTGTTTGCTAATTAATTCTAGATGCAATCAAAAAAACCGTTCCGATGAACATCGGAGCGGTTTTTCTTTTTCTAAATGTATGACAACTAAAAAATTTCAAAAATTCAATACCTATTATTACGCAACCCAACATAATTTGAGGTTGTTGAGTGTGCTTTACCTATAGCAAGAACATATCCACCAGCCTCAAAGTATTCGAGGCTTTTGTTTGGTGAATCTATCCATCCTTCTGCCTCGAATGTTTCGAGACGTGGATTAGTTCTTAACAACAAAAAAGAGAGGGAAAAGTGAAAATACACATAATCGGTTTGGGTAACCTGGGATTGTTTCTGGCGCGGCATTTCATCGAGTCAGGTTTGCAAGTTTCAGGCTGGGACATTGATCCGAGCAAACGAACCTCACTGGAAAGTTTGGGTGGTTCTTGGATGCCACAGGCTAAAGATACCGAAATTGTTGTGCTCGCCTTGTTTCCTGAACAAGTGACGAGAAGGCAAGGGCTTGATTCCGCATTGCTTGTAAATGTCAGCAGTGTTCAACAGCCAGGAATTGCTGCCCTTATCGAAGCTGGAGTTGATACCCGAAATATCTTGAGCTTCCATCCCCTGTTTGGGCCGGTGGCAGTCACCAAATCAGGCTGGGCGGGAAAACAAATTATTGTAACGATGACGCCGAATGAAGATGCGCGAGCCGCGACGCTACTTGAAACATTTACGCGCCGAGGCGTAACCATCGATCGCATGAGTCCAGCAGAACATGATCGTAAAATGTTGCCACATGCGTTGGCGTTTTTGATTGGTGAACTGGTGAAGGTTGGAGCAGAAAATGTTGATCCGCGATTTCTCACGGGCTCGGGCAGACAAATGCTTGGCCTCTTAGATTTCACTGATGTCGCATCGCCGAAGCTTCGCCACTTGATCCTTTCAAATCCAGAATTGAAAGCGGTAGTTCCAAAATTGCGGAAAGTTTTGGAAGATCGGTCAGCGGTGCACCGGTGGTAGTATGTTCCACCATCTAAATAATATTAGAGAATACTAATGCTCTCAAAAGCTAATACATTTCAATGTATTAGCTTTTTTAACTTAGAAATAAATACTTCAAAATAAATACTTCAAAATAAAAACCTTGCTTTATTCACTCAACATAACCTATGCGACCGCGCCATAAGTTTGTGAGATGTCCGGTTCATAATTTGTGATTTTTATCTATAGTTATGAAATAAAAAGTTTAAACTCACTCCTTTATTTTCTCTTTTTCTGCAAACCATCTTTTATGTCAACATACAGTATCTCTTGTGGCCAAATAAGGTTCAGGTCGGGATCATAGATAGGCAACATCATCTCTGGTTTATTTTTAAATGTTTCCTTCATTGTTTCTACGACGGGTTTTAATCTTTCTTTTCTAATGGACAAATCTGTTTCGGGTATTTCATACTCTCCGGCATTATCTTTTTTATATACACCCGTACAAACTCCAATAAATTCTCTCGGAGCAACTCTTGAAAATAAACGACCATCATCTGGATATTTATAACTTTTAATTTTCGGCTCCTTTTCACTATAATCACCTATTTTTTTAAACGAAGATAGGTCAAAAAGTATTGAAATGGACAAACCATGGTCATCAGGTCTTGCAGCATAACCACGAGCACCCCACTTGATATCTTTTGCCGCTTTTCTAAACCAAACGGCACTATCACTTAAAGATCGCTCT from the Patescibacteria group bacterium genome contains:
- a CDS encoding aminoacetone oxidase family FAD-binding enzyme produces the protein MEQKKLQKIWDVVVIGGGPAGMMCAGKAAERGRAVLLLEKNSTLGKKLLITGGGRCNVTNNKIEVREMLAKYKKSEQFLFSAFTQFGVSETLKFFNNRGMETKEEADGRMFPVSNRAQSVWDVLVSYMKKGGVTVRTKAEVSSITFDEVQKQFVIKLSDKSEVVTLACTLATGGVSRPETGSTGEGFRWLKKLGHKVIENDVALVPIALKDSWPKKLAGVSLKDIKLTTFKNGVKQKAHKGKLLFTHVGISGPTVLNMSREVGELLDEEGSEYEEVSEKSLEKNEVKIMLDLFPTTDSGALREKLQGILVEQSNKKIKNVLSSLITPALVDPILELSNINGDTPCHSVRTEERKTLVAILKAIPLHVSGLLGKDKAVVSSGGVILDEVDFKTMQSRIFPKLFLIGDVLNIDRPSGGYSLQLCWTTGYVAGNSC
- a CDS encoding ABC transporter ATP-binding protein, whose amino-acid sequence is MTERKFQTTGGFDKIKAEWPTLKKTASRIYVLYRKFMFAFVITVLLSLAVQGVLLTVPYLLKMIIDGLHQGASIDHLAFLTCIAAGVYTLEVPLELLLAINRNKYIDVKTKIHLAVSTITRMLGFSLGQIGSENSGLRQTTIGKGESAIHEMVGTFTKDLVPSVVKIVFTIIAFLVVCPQVGLLSMCFVLVYAGASLVLDLSMLPKLKKCRALDKVVDAEHAELLANLDLVIMQAEEERTVAEFLKRYGDYQRLEEALWLSYYKSVSWLRDPIAKLGFFLIVLQTIYLIRAGQYSVGQLVITSSWSLALFTSVGSLAPIQRRCMRNYSLVVRYFEMLDQPPDVVPPKHGVTSVRFQGDIEFKNVSYAHPASDGSGEILALRGISLCIKAGQTIGVVGRSGGGKSTLIKALLRWFDPDEGEILMDGINLREYDLLRYRRRIGYVPQQVRLWDTTIRRNISFGCDRELSDSELERLAKMVGIDRFYDRLGKKRFDSTVGELGRHLSGGQAQLIGIARALAKDPALLIFDEATSNLDNASEALVQHAMQTALAGRMGVVIAHRLSTVRNLDTLVVMKRGQIVGVGTHEKLSGSCAHYQKLISLEFRA
- a CDS encoding ATP-binding cassette domain-containing protein, whose product is MANDEVIFRFEEVSFEYGHNKPILDAVDCSIRRGSKTTIMGQNGAGKSTIFALIMGNLKPESGRVIIGQGVSIATARQVIPRDQLGLTVREFFEKCFSKKMYDIDPRIDDVLEVVNLKGHEKIHSRIVKTFSGGQQARLLLASALIQNPDLLLLDEPTNNLDKAGIAHLTEFLKNYKKTVIVISHDAEFLNAFSTGVLYLDIFTRKVEQYVGNYFDVSAQIIARVEKENRKNAQLAKEIQENKDKANFFAQKGGQMRLVAKRMREKAEELEEEKVDIRREDKTIRSFVIPSQPELIGEIIHISSFSTMSLKTHKFVSRKAEISLRRNQHLLLKGPNGIGKSTLLESIAMSSPKGVTIADGVKIGYYRQDFSTLNFEDTVYDALLSVMDKHIEENMRATAAGFLISAEMIRTKIGSLSEGQKGLVAFAQLVLQKPGLLILDEPTNHINFRHIPIIAEALNKYEGAMILVSHVPDFVEKIRIDEVLDLEK
- a CDS encoding NAD(P)-binding domain-containing protein; the protein is MKIHIIGLGNLGLFLARHFIESGLQVSGWDIDPSKRTSLESLGGSWMPQAKDTEIVVLALFPEQVTRRQGLDSALLVNVSSVQQPGIAALIEAGVDTRNILSFHPLFGPVAVTKSGWAGKQIIVTMTPNEDARAATLLETFTRRGVTIDRMSPAEHDRKMLPHALAFLIGELVKVGAENVDPRFLTGSGRQMLGLLDFTDVASPKLRHLILSNPELKAVVPKLRKVLEDRSAVHRW